GCCGGGTTGCGTAGTTGACCGTGGGTGCCGTCGTTCCCGGCGGAAACGACCACCACGATGCCTTGTCTCCAGGCCACTTCAACGGCGTAGGCGAGGGGATCAAGCACATAATCCTGGATGCCGTCGGTGCCAAACGAGAGGTTCAACACCCGGATGTTCATGCCCTGGTCGTTGCGGTGCTGCACAACCCAGTCGATGCCGGCGATGACCTGGGACACGTCCGCTGCTCCGGCGCCGTTGGCCACTTTCACGTTGAGGATTGTTGCCCCGGGGGCGACGCCGACGAAGTTCGTCTGGAGGTCGCGGGTACCGGGGATGGCGGGGGCGGCGTCGTCGCGTCCGCCGATAATGCCGGCGAGATGCGTCCCGTGGCCGTAGAGGTCGAGGTACTCAAGGCCGGCGGTTTGCGAATCGAACGACAGGTCGGCGCCGTTGACGATCTTGCCGGGCACTGTAAGCCCGTCGACGGGTGTGACACCCGAGTCGATGATCGCCACGCCAATACCGGCACCGGTATATCCGTTTTTCCAGTACCAGTTCGACTGGATGACCTTTTCGTTGATGCGGTTCATGGCGCCGTCGTCGCTCCGGTCGTTGACTTCCCAACCGGCCAGCAGCAGCTGAGCGTCGGGACTGACCGATTCGACAAGCGGGTTGGCCTGGAGTGTGGCGATGGCAGATTCGGGAATCATCGCCGAGAAGCCGTCGATGATGTCCAATTGGAGTCCGACGGTGCCGCCGAGTTGGGTGACGAGCGCTTCGGGTCCGTTTCCCGCGCCGGGTAACTCCCTGACCACCACCGCCACGCTCGCCTCGCTCGGGTTGTTGGTCGCCTGGGGCGTTCCGACGAGTGACGGTGCCATCAGCACCGCTAGGGCGACGACGAAAGCTACCAACCTTTGGAAATGGGTTTTGGTGGGTCCCGCCGGCTGGCGGCGGGGGTTCATCGGTGAGCGGTTCATGTCGGTAACTCCTGGACTCTCAGTGGTCTATCTATGGCATCATCGGCAGCAGGGCCCCGATTCTTGAACTCGTTTTGGCAAGTTTTGTCCCAATTTGTCCGACTTCAGAAGCCGGGGATCAAGATGTCATGGACCTTTCACCTTCA
This genomic stretch from Acidimicrobiia bacterium harbors:
- a CDS encoding S8 family serine peptidase; the protein is MIPESAIATLQANPLVESVSPDAQLLLAGWEVNDRSDDGAMNRINEKVIQSNWYWKNGYTGAGIGVAIIDSGVTPVDGLTVPGKIVNGADLSFDSQTAGLEYLDLYGHGTHLAGIIGGRDDAAPAIPGTRDLQTNFVGVAPGATILNVKVANGAGAADVSQVIAGIDWVVQHRNDQGMNIRVLNLSFGTDGIQDYVLDPLAYAVEVAWRQGIVVVVSAGNDGTHGQLRNPA